The DNA region aaaatacagtatattgTGATTATAAGATAAAGCATTCAAACCTACATGGTCATGAACAATCCCCTTTAAATGATCTTTTGACCATTTTCATTATGAATAGTAACAACATTATTTAGCACCTGTCATCACAATATACCTTTACAAAGTATGAGCCTAATTCTATGAGCTCCCAAATGCCTTCCTTTGATGCCTCACAGGATAGGACTCTAAAGTACATACAGGAATCCCTGCAGATGCCTTTGGTGCTGCAGATGGGTAGTGGGGAATACAGGCTCTCGTTTAGGGTCTCATCTCCATAATTCTTGTTTTTGGCACTTGAAGTGCCATATTTCCATTTAGGAAAGAATTTCTCTGGCAGAGATTGTAACGTGACTGTGTCACGAGGGGCCAAATCTCAGTTGTAGGGTACTAGCAGGTGTTGCATTAGTGATGTCTTATTGGCCTGGAGACCCATCCATCATCTGCTTGCATCATTTTGAACTGACATTTTACTCACCCATTGACTCCATTATGACACAGTCTTCTCATCTGAGTTtgctcatccctgcccctcctcttgtATTCAGTTGCATGTGACCCTGCTGGAGTTGTGAAGGAGGTTGTTGGAAAGGTATTCAATTGGAGGCCACAAAAATGGCAGACTTTTCTCCTCCCAGCCTttagagaaggggaaaggaagcTTCTTGGAAGCTAAGGGTCTCTTTCGCCTCTCACACCGCTTCAGTATTTTGTCATAATGCCACAGAGCTGGACCAAGTCTCTGAGACTTGCATGTTGTCTTTGTGATATCACTGGTAGAGTTGTGCAGAAAGTAAGGTTTAAAAATGCACCTGGCTCTAGCTAAAAGGACTCTAAAGCTATTGGGAGAATAAATTATTACTGGTTCAGTTTCTAAGAACTGACAGGAGACCAGGTGGTCCAGTGGCTAGATACCAGAGTAGGAATCTGGAGACTTGAGTGCTACCCCCTTGTTTGCTAcaactttgggaaagtcactttgcctctgtgGCTCTGGTTTCATGTCCTGttctgtctgtcttttcagactgtaggccagggatcggcaacctttcagaagtgctgtgccaagtcttcatttagccagtctaatttaaggttttgcgtgccaataatacattttaatgtttttagaacaTCTTTCTATaacagtctataatatataactaaactattgtatgtaaagtaaataaggttttttaaatgtttaagaagcttcatttaaaactgaatgcccccgggctggtggccaggacgcgggcagtgagaatgccactgaaaatcagctcgcgtgccaccttcagcatgcgcgccataggttgcctacccctgctgtaggcaATTTGGGTCAGGGATTGTTTCACAGTCTGTACAATAGTGCCTAACACACAGACCCCAATCTCAGTGGGAGCCTCTTAGTGCTACAGTAAAAACGAATAATACTGACTGACTGAAAGGTAAGAACAATAATTTATTAAGCAGTCTGCTGCACATCGGGACATTAAGTACAGGGAGAATGATCCTCAGCACTCTGATGCTGTGCCCTACACTGACTGCCTTTTGAGAGGATTAGTCAGCTATGCCCCAGCACAGAACAAATGCTCCTGGGAAGACAACAGGAtgggtggtgggagaggaaggtGCTAAGGACACAAGGCAGGTGCCGTGCCTGGAGATACACATGTAAGTGATCTACTATTGTTTCTGCAGCTGTGAAGGGAGCTGGGTTGTAAATTGTGTGTGCATTGAGAGAGACTGCATTGCCAGTCACAGTGTGTAATTTTAGAGTGAGTTTCTGCTATTAGAGCTTAAATTTGCTATGAATAGAGGGTTCTAGATTTATTGTATCTCTTCTGCATTCCTGCTCCTTTCTCTGGAACCTCTCTGGCTGATCTTATCCACACATGACATTAGGTACCATCTCACCACCAACTCAAGATCTACCTCTGTTTCCTGCAGTCCCCCACGCTCCTCCATTGTCTCATATCTACCGCTGTGCCATTTTTGCATGAGCAGTGGCCAACAGACTAAACACAATAAAAACAGagctccttctcttctctctttttcatgTTTTCAACCATGATACCCATGAAAATCCCATCAgtttttcctgtttctctttcCAAAATCCACCCCTTCATCTCTACTGCCAAAACCTTGCTCCGAGCCTCCCACTGACATATACATGCTACTTCTTTAGGTAAGACCCAGGGGGCAGGGTTTATGCAAACACTCCAGTTTCATGGGATTTGTGATGTGTGTCTCCAACATATTTTGTATGAATCCAAAATGCTTTGATGCTCTAGGTAGGTTCCAAAGGGAATGATACATTTCTCAGTTAAGTATTTGATTTGCTTTTTCCTATTGACTGTTTTTTTgcctgctacttttttttttttatgctgtggGGCAGATGATAGTGGCTACAatgtgggggaaagagagggttTAGCACTAGTAAAATTGTACATATCCTGCTCCATGACGTTTAGCCTGTATGTTAACAGGCAAACAGAAATCCCATTTTAAACTGATGTACCTTGAATCTAGAATGACTTGACAAATTCACTTTaaagcaggggtagtcaattttTTATGTCACGATCCAAATGTCAAGGCCAAAGGGCACTCAAGGTCcaaactccagagaaaataataaaaataaataaagatttcaGGGTCAGTGCAAAGCCTCTGGTattcagaatttggcctgcaaTCTGCATATTGATCACCCCTGCTTTAAAGGCTTGATGAAGTGTTAAACAGGCAGGTTGCGCAGAGATTGTTGGAAGCACCTGCTAACTTACTGTTGTGCTCTTTTAATTAGTAGAGGGCTGGACTGATAGACTGCCAGAAAAGAGAGCTGACCTTGGAGACATAAGCGTAGTGTCTCCACTTTCCGAGGAACCAAAACGAAAGGAAAAATCTACAGATACAGAAGAGGACCAGTTGCATGAAGGCCCTGAACCTGAATACAGCAACAAAACTACACAATACCCATCGACTCACTGTGAACTTGCAGAAAATGAACCATCCCCTACAGGACCTGAATCATCCCCTAAGGGACCTGAACTTGCCTATGTCCCAGCTGATCCTGCACAGCTTGCTGCACAGATGTTAGGTAACATTGATTCTGTTCATTCTATGACGGATGTGGCAACAAGTGTGCAATCTTTACCTGAACTGTCTCTGAGCTCAGTGGACACAACAGCTGCACCAGTAGaaggtgctgctgaagatgctACACTTACCCCAGCTGCTGAGGGTTCTGCAGAGTCTGTTAGGTTGGAGTCAGCGGTTCAGAGTCAGGCCTCCATTGTCCTAGGGTCCTCCAGCAGTCAGGCTGAACAAGCAACAAGTGATGTAGATCAAGCTTCCTCAACCCCCTTGCAGGATGaaccaccaccacctgctcctccaccacctcctcctaaAGATCCATTacaggctgtgccttcccaaagcGAAATTGAGGTTACATCAACCATTCAGGCTATGCCAATACATAGTGACGAGCCCGCTACTGAAGGAGAGGTTCCACCTTACATAGAGCAGTTTCCGCAGCAAATAGTCATTCCCTTTTTAGAACAAGTAGCTTGTCTAATAGAAATTCAGCAGCCACTAATGCCTTCGCTAAATGCAGGTCAGTTTACATGCACTAAGCTCTTAGATCCATCTGCAGATGATGCAGAATGTGACCCTGAAAGAATGGAAACTACAGCGCAAATGGCATCAGCTGAGCAAGGTTTTATTATGTCAGGTAAGACCGTCAGATCTTAATGAAAATTTCATATTCCAGGTTGACAATGCTGAAATTCAGCAGCTAAATTATTAAATGCAAGAACCTATGCTAGTGCAAAGCTATGGGAGAGATTGAACTTACTCACTTTGGGGCACATAAGGAGCTTTGGTTTCCTCTGCAATCACCTGGCCCCAATGCACAGGTATTAGATCTCTTTGCAATTTGTTCCACAATGTGTGACTAATTGTGAGCAAGACCCATAACTGCTCTTGGATTAGTGTTGCCTGCATCAGAGGGAATGTGTGTTTACAAGTTCTTGCAAATTGATTCGTTGTGGCATCAGAGGTGCAGACAGCACTTACTACTGGAGCCAGAGTGGTATGTGGCACATACAAAGGTATATGGAGGTGTTTTACCTTTGAGCAGCCCTGAAAACGTCTTGCTGAAAGTGAGCCACACAGTTTGAGGCAATGGCAGAGATTGGAGGTGTAATATATGTGCCTTGTGGCTGAGGAAGGGTGATGGGGGTGGCCAGAACTTTGAATGCAGCCTTACTTTGAAAGATTTAAATCCTAGCCATTGTATTAACatagtttttgcatttaaaaaagaaatggtgGTGGTTGCCTGCACTGTCCTGTTCTGCAGATGGGTTGAGGTGGGTGGACGAGGCACTTAGCAGGGGGTTCTGCAGATGGGAAGAGGGCCTGCCGCTTGTGTTCCTGGTAAAGTGCCACTGGAACAAACTCCTCACCTGACAAGTACCCTAGGCAGACTCTCCTCCCAGCTGCAAAGCCACTCTTTCCATCCTCTGTGACAAGTGCCaagcccaccccctgctcccagctggagaATCCCTTCTGTGTCCCCTTCTCCAGTGAGAAGTGCCTGCCTGACTCCCCCTGCTACTGCAGAACCCCTCCTGATCCCCTTCCAGGCCCCAGGAAAGGTAGAGGTGTTAAGACATATCAAAGCATGTTACTGAACTACTTTGTCAAGCAACACCAAGGGATTTGCATGGCTGAAACGAACGAATAACAATGTCATAGCATGTGGCAGTGGTGCGGTAGTTATGGTTGGAGGCAGCCTGCTTGTTCCGATCCCTGTTCAGGGGTTGATAAACTCTCTTTATAAAACTATCCTTTGAAAACATTGGCTGTAAAATGTAAGCTTCCACAGTTTGCTGTCTAACTTTGGATGTCCAGCTGTAAAAATATTACCCTGAATCCAGatgcatttttctgttttgttttaataaaccaAAACATGTAAGTAAGTTTTGACAACTgacttttggggggcgggggggagaggggcagactGTCGCAATTCCCCTTGTGCTGGTCATTCAGAATCTCTCAGGCTTGGCAGCCTAAAAGGAAGATGtctataagcaactgaaaagtgGGACTTAGAACAGGAAGAATTATGGTCTCTTTGGCCATAACTCCAGCACCAattctgctgctgttcttttcacttcagctatgcaaaaatccccatcttctctaaCATGCTTTCTTATGGCATACGTAAGTATAGGCATGTTATATGTAAGGTCTGCAATATGAGTGCAATTCATAGCTCCTGATAccagcaattttttaaatttttattttatagcaaTGGCAACAACCGAAGCAGGACAACCACCACCATATTCTAATGTGTGGACTCTCTATTGTCTAACTGATTTGAGCCAACAAGGTCGAAAGTCACCaccaccccttcctcctgctgGAACTGGTGCTCCTTATCCCCAAGCAACCCTCTATATATCTAGTGGGAAGGAGCAACCACCATTCCTACAACAGCAGCTGACACCACAAGGTCCACCACCACAAGTATCCTCTCCAACTTATGTGATGATGGAAGAAGGCAAGAGGGGAAATGCACCACCTTTCATTTTAGTGGGCTCTACAGTTCAGAATGTACAGGACTGGAAGTCTATTCCTGGCCATGCTGTCCTTACACAGCATGACACAAGTGCTGTGAGGCGATTCACTACAGTACCTGTACCAGTTGCCAGGCCAGCAGATCTGAAAATGGCCACTACAAACCCCAATTCTAATTCTGCACAAGAAACTGCTAGACCACCAACCCCAGTTTTTCTTTCAGTTGCCATACCCTTAGACGAGGTAATGTCCGCAAAGAGGGGCTCAGCAGCTGGTGATAAACAAGCTGGCATAAATCCCTTTGCAGGAAGCTATGGCATAGCAGGAGAGATTACATTTACTTCTTCCCCGGTCCGCAGAGCAGACTCATGAGAAGGTAGGGAGATGTTCACAGCttaagtttttgctttataaCCAGAGGCTGAAGTTTTTGAACTtggatgcttaaagttaggctcccAAACTGTAGCCTGGATTTGAGTTGCTGAGGACATAACTTCCACTGAACCTAATCTTGCTGGGCTTTGGCTACCATTCTAGCCACTTGTGTATTTGACTTGAAGCTGGTTTGACAGTGGTTGGGACAGCCTAATTCCTCCTCTCATTCCGATGCACTAGTGTAGAGTGACTCTACCTGGCATACAGAGCAAACACTCACTACTTTCATTTAGGGGATGGAGGTTCAGTATGACTTCTGATTTTAGATAAAACTACTTGCTCCAGAAAAGTTTGGAGCTGGTTTCTCCTCTACTTGGCATTTGCAACTTGAGAATTGGTTTGAATTGCTATTTTCATCCTCTGCCAGATGTTTGAAATGGGAAATCAAAGCAGCAGGCAAGTGCACTGTAGATTTATACCCCAGGTTACTGTGCATGGTACATGAAAGCATAAATTGTAGCTTGAAGACATAGGTATGAGCAGTGTCTAGGATGCTGGGAGTGCTATTTCAGAACTGCCTCCTGTGGACTGGTAGTCAACATCCCACCTTCTGGAAAGGACCATGTGTGTGTTGAGGGTTGGGGGCAAGGAGAAGAATGAATGTAGTGCTCTCTGTACTTAACCAAATACTTTTTCTTTAACAGGTTGAGGAGATGATGTCATGTGAACACCCCAGGATGGAAATCTGCatcttaaaataaattaacttaATACAAGCACTCAAAACTAATACAATCCATTAGAATGCCTTTTTGTATTTTGCCAAGGGTCTGGAAATGCAAACAGATTATTGAAGATAAGTATATAATGAACCAtccatggcggggggggggagggagaaccaccagcagcacaggcaataatcaaaaccaaaaccaaatgcCTCTGCTCCTGAGGGGAAGTAGTGTCTGAGCCCTCTTAGAGATGTTTAGTTAACAGACAAGTTGATCATGTAGCGTGTAAACATACACCCATAAAAAACCCTCAATTTCACATTAGTTCCACACCATCTCTTTCCAGCATAGGTCACTTCTTATGCAACAGATATCGTTAAGCAATGTCCTTATAATTTCTTGTTTTGGGACATTCCAAGTATAAGTGAGGTGGTCAATGAGattaagggtaaaaaaaaaatggcagatgctGTCCTGTACCACACAAGAAGCCAGTGCTCTAGGAGTTTGTTAAAACCCATTCTAATGGACCTTAGAGTTGCTATGAAAAATACTGTATAGTGTGGAGCCTCAAGTTTATTTCAGTCTGTCAGCGgaaactgagggtgggggtggtgtCATTTCTGGGGGATTTCAAGTGTTTAGAGAAGATGCTGATTTTAATTATCCAGTGGAAATTGCTTAGTGTCTGCATCTATTCTCTTAAGAGCCCTAGTCTTTACTCCTTATGAGTTCCCTAGTGATTAATCCTTCTGTTGACCTGCTTCCTACTTAGAAAAAGAAGAGCAAGTACCATCTCCTTTGTCCCAGCttgaaaataaaggaaatcaCTAGGAGAGAGGCTTTTGAGTAGATATCTACTTCTGGAGAAGAAACTTACCTGGGAGGCATACACCACTCAATGCTTCCTTCTCTATTTCTATCCAGTAATCTCTTCAAACAATCATTTGGAACAGAATCCTTTCCCTGGAACTTAATGGGTTTCAAACCCTAGTAGGTCAGTGTTTGAGCCAGTGGATTGCACCCCAAGGGTGTCACACAAGGCTAGTGGAGTGGGGGATGATTGTAATAAATCTTTATCTCCCAAATGAGGCGCAAAAAAAGTTTCTAGACTCATTTCAGGATAGCAAAACCCTTCAAAGTTTGAGACATCAACTTTAGTAGAACAGATTACTTACAGTGATATGAGACGCCAGTGTGATTCAGCCTCTATAGTTACAAAGCTTCTTTCTTGTTTGCTGAGCACAGTTCTTCTAGGGAAACCACTGTGTGACATACTTTATGAACACAAAACTGCAAGCTTTCAGACATATCAGCCAAAAGCCACAATCAGCAGGATGACTTTATAGGTGCAAAGGCATCTGCCTGGATCAGCTGATGCAACCcctagtattaaaaaaaatgaatctgaGAAATcagagcattgaaacatttgaaaGCCTTTATTGAGTAGCAATTAATGTAATTAACAGTAGCTTCCAGACAGCAATTAAAATAGTATACAAAGAGCAGCTGCAAGCTCTGTACCCCAGGTCTGTATAAATATGTATTTCCATAAGATTTAATGCACCCCAATTAAAAGGGTAAAGCTGGTGTGTACAGCAGTCTCCATACGGGTGCCCTACTGACTCCAAACTACACTTTCTAGAAGGAAGTCttgtgcatttgtacagtgcataCACAGGTGCAGTTTAGTTTCTCCAGTAATGTTCTACTGggtcctgatttttaaaaagtttttgcaATTGTACAACGATGGTGCCAAGCACCTATAGTTTCTAGTGcagtaaacagattttttttaaacctcttacTAGTATTCAGTTCAGATTAAACTTTTAAATGGCTCTTAATTCCTTAACAAAATGAGGCTGGTAACAAAACATCAAAGAACAAATTCAAAACTCTGCACTAAACATGGAATAAATACTTTGAGTAATGTTACCAGTGTAACCTACCGCATGAATATTTGGGGGATAATAGTTCTGGAATCACTGACCAGAATCCAGGATTCTTGAGAGAGTTAACTTTCATAAGATGGCTTTTTATGAAAATAAGTCAgtctttacaaaaataatttgccCTCTCCTAGCTTCAAGCACAGAATAGTGCAATTCATACCTGTGCTTTTAAACATGTCTGTGCCACAATAAATCCACGCCAAAGGGCTGTTGTGCCAGCATAATCATTAAAAGAAAGGATTCATAGAACACCTTCAAATGTTCTATTTGCTATCCACCGAGACTTAACAGATGTATTCAGCAAATATGACAGCACTAACCCATCAGAAAAATGACAGCTCTGAGTAGTTCTATCCACGTTTCCCTCTCCATAGACTTTCAGATCTGTGCCACCATATTTACTGCAGGAGATGCTTAATATACTGTTCAGTAACTTGTCAGTTTTTCCAAGAGATGAGTAGAAACaaggaaaattaaaaagattaagaCTTAATTTGCATTAGTCATGGGCTCCCtttgacattttaataaatatcagGTAAATTAAAGTAGTTTCTGTCCCAGTAGTTGCCAGAGTAAAGCCAGTCCTGTGCACCAGTGTAGGGATTGGGACCTTGATGGAACCACCTGTAAGAGAGGACAGGATGGCTGTGAGGAGACTAGAATACATTTCAGTGTAACAAAGTTCAAAGCTGCTTTGGTGCATCTTTCATGTTGGTTTTCAAACCAGTTTACTGAGAATTCAGTGCTGCATCCCGCACTGTTGTAAGTCTGTTCAGACTGTCTTGATTTGCTAGACTTCTCTCTTACAATCCCTGATTTCAGTCAGAAACTATTCTATGTGGATATGTTGTGATGAGTAGGTAGTAGAGATTGTTGTACAACAAACAATTTACTTCAAAGCAGTTTTGAATAAGCCATTTTTGGCATGAATTTAAGAACAATTTATTCGCATCCTTGTGTAATACACTGCATTCCTGAAATCAGAAGTCTATTACTTTACTAGCATTCTGATCTCCCCAAGATTTTGAAACCATTGTTTTGGTAAGTGTCAAATCCCACAGCTCACAATAATGGGGATTGGTGATTTGCTTCCCAACAGCAATACAGCGCTCTTGAGGGAACACATCATACAGAACAGTTCCAGCAAGTTTTCTGCATAGTTATAAAATACATGTGAGGCATACACTGTAGAGCCATTCTACGGCATGAGATTGGTTCCATTTGCATCAAGTTATTTTCATGCTTCCTGGTAGATGCTGCTTGCCTGTTACCAGAAATGCTATAATTTCACTTATTATTTAAGTCTGCAAATGTTTCCAGCTCTACAGTATATACACAAACATAGTGATAGTTACACATTTGTAAGGTAAGATGTACTAAGGAGCCACACTATTGGTAAGTATGGTTCTGATGTAGCATGGAGTCCCCTTTTATGGCTTGAGTGTCAGCAACTctgctcccctcaccccagcaATGCTACATAAGATAC from Chelonoidis abingdonii isolate Lonesome George chromosome 2, CheloAbing_2.0, whole genome shotgun sequence includes:
- the CABYR gene encoding calcium-binding tyrosine phosphorylation-regulated protein, whose amino-acid sequence is MVIKPGNRQVYYGNPSRLHAVTDSDIFPCSCDSAIYLQLRKMHSSKPRLVVPYGLKTLLEGVSRAVLKTSPSNITEFAALYFRELIAFREENPNLDITDLVREFHFTRVEGWTDRLPEKRADLGDISVVSPLSEEPKRKEKSTDTEEDQLHEGPEPEYSNKTTQYPSTHCELAENEPSPTGPESSPKGPELAYVPADPAQLAAQMLGNIDSVHSMTDVATSVQSLPELSLSSVDTTAAPVEGAAEDATLTPAAEGSAESVRLESAVQSQASIVLGSSSSQAEQATSDVDQASSTPLQDEPPPPAPPPPPPKDPLQAVPSQSEIEVTSTIQAMPIHSDEPATEGEVPPYIEQFPQQIVIPFLEQVACLIEIQQPLMPSLNAGQFTCTKLLDPSADDAECDPERMETTAQMASAEQGFIMSAMATTEAGQPPPYSNVWTLYCLTDLSQQGRKSPPPLPPAGTGAPYPQATLYISSGKEQPPFLQQQLTPQGPPPQVSSPTYVMMEEGKRGNAPPFILVGSTVQNVQDWKSIPGHAVLTQHDTSAVRRFTTVPVPVARPADLKMATTNPNSNSAQETARPPTPVFLSVAIPLDEVMSAKRGSAAGDKQAGINPFAGSYGIAGEITFTSSPVRRADS